The window TATTAAAGAGTAATTGAgatcgtaccttagtagtagtaccactttaagtgagttacgttccagttgttcggtagttgcacACCGTTTCCTacttcgagtttgtatgatcctttGCCGGCAATTCCGACAACTCGATACAATCCTTCCCAATTTGTTCCCAACTTCCCCTCGTTCGGGTCTCAGGTGTGTAATGTTACTTTCatcaacaccaagtccccgatcttGAAGTGTCGGAGATTGGCTCtccgattatagtatctttctaTTCGTTATTtctgggcggccaatcggactaGGGCGGCCTCAAGTCTTTtatccaatagttccaggctcgtgaTCATGGCCTCGCCATTCGACTCTTCAGTCGCATATTATAACTTGAGGCTCGGTTCTCCCACTTCGACTGGTATTAACACTTCGGCACCGTAGACCAGTGAGAACGGGGTGGCCCATGTACTAGATTTTGAGGTTGTATGGTACGCCCccaggacttcgggcaggatttccttccatttccctttggcatcggtcaacctcttttCAGGTTTTGGAGGATGGTCTTGTTCGTGGATTCTGCTTGTCCATTTTCACTCgggtggtaaggtgttgataGTATTTTCTTAATCTTGTGATCTTTGAAGAACTTATTTACCTTGATGCCGACGAACTATTTCCTATTGCcgcatacgatctcggcaggTATCTCGAATCGGCATATTATGtagtcccaaatgaagtcaacgACTTTATTTTCTCGGACTTTCTCGAACActtgagcttcgacccatttagaaatataataagtcatgaatagtatgaattgggccttaccaggtgcccatggcaaggggccgacgatgtccattccccatttcatgaacgttCATAGGGACAAGACCGAATAGAGTAGCTCTCCCGGTTGGTGGATCATTAGTGCATGTCTCTGGCAATCGCCACATCTACGTACCAAGTCCTTCGCGTATTtctccatatcgatccagtagtagccgaCCCCGATTAATTTTCTTACCAAAGATTCCGCTCTCGAATAGTTCccgcaagtgccttcgtgaacttctctcaaggcATACTCAGTATCTCCCGGCCCCAAAAATATGGCCAGTAGACcgtcgaatgttcttctgaaccGGGTCCCTTTGGACAATCTAAACCTGGCAGCCTTCGTACGCAGAGCTCTCAATTATTCAGGATCCGAGGGCAATTTCCTAGTCTTCAAGTAATCTATGTACTTGTTcatccaatcccaagttaaactcgtGGAATTTacttcggcgtgaccttcttctgTCACCGAGTTCATGAGTTGTACTACTATCCCCGAGCTGAACTCATCGTCATCAACCGAggaccccaagttagccagagtATCGGCCTAGCTATTCTAATCTTGGGGAACATGTTGTAGGGTCCACTCCTTGAATTGATGCAACATTACCTGTAACTTGTCTAAATACTTTTGCATTCATTTCTCTTTTACTTCgaacgtcccattgacttgatttactacaaggagggagtcacacttagtTTCAACCACTTCGTACCCAAGGCTTTTAGCTAATTCGAGATCTGCAATCATGGTCTCATAATCatcctcgttgttagtcaatttcacagttctaatagactgtAACAACATTCCCCGTAGGAGGCTTCAGCATGATGCCGAGCCGGACTCTTTTGCGTTTGAGGCGACATTAGTAAAAAGGATCTAAATTCTTGAGGTAGTTTCTGAGGCTAGCAATAATTCTCTTTCGACTTCGGGCACTAAGGTCGGCGTAAAGTTGGCCACGAAGTTGGCCaaattttgagattttatggtagttcggggtcgatactcgatatcgtacccactgatttcgaCGGGCCATTTGGCCAATTGCCCCGAGAGATTTGGCTCGTGCATGATGTTCCTCAGTGGGTAagaggttacgacacatatgaGATGACACTGAAAGTACGGTTTTAGTTTCCTGTAGGCACTTAGCAAAGCGGgcgccaatttttccaggtgaggataTTTTGTTTCAGCCTCGCCCAGAATTCTACTgatatagtaaataggaaattgtgtaccttcttcttttcGGACTAAAactccacttaccgccacctcggaCACTGCCAAGTAGAGGTACAGTTGCTCATCCGCCTTTAGAGTGTGGAGTAGGGGCGGACTCGAGAGGTAtcatttgagttcttccaaagcatgttggcattccggggtccaggaaaagttattcttttttttttcaactgtGAGAAAAACCGATGGCTTTTGTCCGAGAACCTTGATATTAACCGGCCTAGGGAGCTATACGCTCAGTCACCCTCTGAAGGCCTTAACACTGTCCACAAGggtgatgtcttctatggccttgatcttgTCGGGATTAATCTCGATCtcccgattggataccatgaatccgaggaactTTCCCGATCCGACCCCGTATGCACACTTCTTTGgattcaacttcatattgtattttttcaatatgtcgaaggtttcctgcaaatatttcaaatggtcctctactcgtagggacttaactaacatattgtcaatgtaaacttccattgatttttctatctattcttcgaacattcggtttagtaggcattgataagtggcaccaacGTTCTTTAAtctgaatggcattacgttataacaataggtgccggatttagtgataaatgaagttttttcctgatcgcctgggtccatccgaatttggttgtacatGGAATAGGTATTAAGAAAACTGAGTATCTCATGTCCGGTCATTGCGTtgatcattcgatcgatgttaggcaaaggaaaagaatccttaggacatgccttgtttagatctttataatctacacatattCTTAGCTTATTTCCTTTCTTAGGTACTACCACTATGTTGGCTAACCAGTCCAGGTACTTAAATTCCTGTATGGATCCtatttaaggagtttagatacctcgtccttgatgaaggtgTGCTTGACTTCGGATTGCGACCTCCTTTTCTGCTTAACCGGATGAAATTTTGGGTCCAAACTCAACTTATAAGTGGTTACctctggcgggatccctgtcatgtcaagatgggaccaagtgaAATAATTtgtgttagctataaggaattcaatgagttttttcttgAGCTCGGGAGGTAACCCCGTGCCTAGATATACCTTCCGGTCAGGCAGGtattcgatcaatatgacttgatccaactcttcgaccgttgatttggtggcatcggtaTCATCAGGAGCTATGAAGGATCTCGAAATTCCGTAATCATCTTCCTTGTCAGCTCCTCATTCCTCCGGTCCGACTGGGACCGGCATCGgtggttgctatttgacttcgGCTTTTTGATCGGTTTTGTGTTCCTTAATGTCGGGACGACGGGCACCGGGAGTACTTCATTGACTACGAACATCTCCTTTGCAACTGACTGTTCTCCGTATACCATCTTGATTCCTCCCGGAGTAGGCAATTTTAACACCTGGTGTAAGGTCGAAGGTACTGCCAtcatgttgtgaacccatggTCTCCCGAATAGAGCGTTATATCTAATGTCCCCTTCGACCACATAGAACTgtgtttcctggatggtcccagCGGTGTTCATGGGTAgagttatctcccctttagtggtttcacatgccatgttaaacCCGTTCAACACCCAGACTGCTGCCACTATTTGATCTTGTAACCCcaactgctctacgacccttgatctgacGATGTTAGCCGAGATacttggatcaatcaacacatgtttaattcgagatttattgataagtactgAAATTATCActgcatcattatgaggttgtaCGATGCCCTCTGCATCCTCATCactgagtgccatgatacttacatatCAGGTTAGGATCTCTCTGGGTAGGATCGGACTGCAATAGTTGAGGCTACTTGGTCTCCTTGATGCGCCCGATGGCGGATACAATGCTAGTCACATCAACGTTGATgttatactctgataatctcAAAGCTTCCCTTCCCCCGAATGGCCTATCGAAATCATTTTTGCTCATGAGGTCTCGGTTATTAGGCCCTCAATCGCTTCTTATTTCGTTCCTTGTAGAGTTACGCCCAGACTTGTGTCCCCTTTGATCTGTTCCGTATGGTTGGTGATCGACAACTCTCTTCGGCCTGTCATCGATTCTgatgggataaacggacccggaaggggctccgagttggtcatcctcgactcTATTTTTTGACTGTTACCTGTTGTGGACATCGACCCAAGTTACCGCCAAGTACTTTACTAAGTTTTGTTTCAGTTGCTATGAAGCCAAGAAGCTTCAGGGATGAAGTCcttgagtgaatgcctgaacTGCCCAATTGTCCACAATCGGAGGTAAGTCCATCAGTTTTATTTGAAATCTTG is drawn from Nicotiana tabacum cultivar K326 chromosome 9, ASM71507v2, whole genome shotgun sequence and contains these coding sequences:
- the LOC142164110 gene encoding uncharacterized protein LOC142164110, whose product is MALSDEDAEGIVQPHNDAVIISVLINKSRIKHVLIDPSISANIVRSRVVEQLGLQDQIVAAVWVLNGFNMACETTKGEITLPMNTAGTIQETQFYVVEGDIRYNALFGRPWVHNMMAVPSTLHQVLKLPTPGGIKMVYGEQSVAKEMFVVNEVLPVPVVPTLRNTKPIKKPKSNSNHRCRSQSDRRNEELTRKMITEFRDPS